CACCGCGTTCGCCGTCGATTTACTCGTATTCAATCTGTTGCTGAGCAACGGCAGCGAGACTTTGACAGCCAAGACGATCTCCACGGTCGTGGCGACCACACTGGCCTTCTTCGGCAACCGGTACTGGACCTGGCGCCACGGTGAGCACACTCACCTGGCCCGCCAGTACACGACGTTCTTCGTGCTGAACGCGGTCGGCCTGGGCATCACCCTGGCCTGCCTCGCGATCAGCCATTACGTGCTGGGCGACATCTGGCCGGCGCTGCGGAGCCAGGCGGCCGACAACGTCGCGGGCCAACTCGTCGGCACCGCGTTGGGTACCATATTCCGATTCTGGTCGTACCGAAAATTCGTCTTCCGGGCCACCGACGTCCCGCATCGTGATCCGGCGTACTCGCCCCCGTCCCCATAAGGTTGCCCTATGCCCTCAGCCCCTTCGCTGACGGAACGCCTGCGTCGCCTCGCTCCCGAAGCCATCGCCTTCGGCATCATCGGAGCCGGCAACACCCTCCTCTACATGGCGATCACCTACGTCGCGCTGCCGATCGGCGCGGTCAAGGCGAGCGTCATCGGGACGGTCATCACCACCACGCTGGCGTACCTGGCCAACCGCTACTGGACGTACCGGCACCACACGCGGACCGCGCTGCGCCGTGAGTACACCCTGTTCTTCGGGTTCAACCTGATCGGCATGGTGATCCAGTCCGGCATGGTGGCGATCGGCAAGTACGGGTTCGGCCTCACCGAGGAGCACGACGAGCTGCTCTTCCTCGGCGTCACCCTGATCGGCATCGCGATCGCCACGGTCTTCCGGTTCTGGGC
This window of the Actinoplanes oblitus genome carries:
- a CDS encoding GtrA family protein, encoding MPPITPRPSGWRARLRALVRELGKFGTVGSTAFAVDLLVFNLLLSNGSETLTAKTISTVVATTLAFFGNRYWTWRHGEHTHLARQYTTFFVLNAVGLGITLACLAISHYVLGDIWPALRSQAADNVAGQLVGTALGTIFRFWSYRKFVFRATDVPHRDPAYSPPSP
- a CDS encoding GtrA family protein, whose translation is MPSAPSLTERLRRLAPEAIAFGIIGAGNTLLYMAITYVALPIGAVKASVIGTVITTTLAYLANRYWTYRHHTRTALRREYTLFFGFNLIGMVIQSGMVAIGKYGFGLTEEHDELLFLGVTLIGIAIATVFRFWAYRTFVFLKPPVDGHEGAITEMDATAGFAELSAADVPGSAAELDTRLKR